A window of Primulina huaijiensis isolate GDHJ02 chromosome 9, ASM1229523v2, whole genome shotgun sequence contains these coding sequences:
- the LOC140984898 gene encoding transcription factor MYB15-like, with protein sequence MVRAPCCEKMGLKKGPWSPEEDQILVSFIQKNGHANWRALPKQAGLLRCGKSCRLRWINYLRPDIKRGNFSKEEEETIINLHEMLGNRWSVIAARLPGRTDNEIKNVWHTQLKKRLKSHESSLDSKRRPIDTNVTEDTNSDPVKENAGTSPQQCSSEMSSVTDSSSGKKKMTIFIKDEEIDYSSEYIPPIDESFWSEELSTDEIECPSPLNPIQSVEIGSRFDDSMEFWCNLLSRDGDIQDLAEF encoded by the exons ATGGTGAGAGCACCTTGCTGTGAGAAAATGGGACTCAAGAAAGGGCCATGGAGCCCTGAGGAAGATCAGATTTTGGTCTCTTTTATTCAGAAAAACGGGCATGCGAATTGGCGCGCACTCCCCAAACAAGCAG GTCTGTTGAGATGTGGGAAGAGTTGCAGACTTAGATGGATCAACTATTTGAGGCCAGACATAAAGAGAGGAAATTTcagcaaagaagaagaagaaaccaTCATTAACTTACATGAAATGCTCGGTAACAG GTGGTCAGTAATTGCAGCTAGGCTGCCAGGACGCACAGATAACGAAATTAAAAATGTTTGGCACACCCAACTGAAGAAACGGCTCAAGAGTCACGAGTCTTCTCTGGACTCCAAGAGACGACCAATTGACACCAACGTCACAGAAGATACTAATTCCGACCCCGTCAAAGAAAATGCCGGTACTAGCCCGCAACAATGCTCTAGCGAAATGTCATCCGTGACGGATTCTTCGTCGGGGAAGAAGAAAATGACGATCTTTATCAAAGACGAAGAAATTGATTATTCGTCGGAATATATTCCTCCTATCGACGAAAGTTTTTGGTCCGAAGAATTATCCACCGACGAAATCGAGTGCCCGAGTCCATTAAATCCGATCCAAAGTGTGGAAATTGGTTCGAGATTTGATGATAGCATGGAATTTTGGTGTAATCTTTTAAGTAGGGATGGAGACATTCAAGATTTAGCGGAATTCTGA
- the LOC140985035 gene encoding glutathione transferase GST 23-like yields MENKEGVKVVGFWVSPFVHRVRWALKLKGVEYEYIEEDIFNKSPLIFELNPVYARVPVLVHDGKPLPESCIILEYIDEVWTNNPLLPQHPPERAQVRFWIKFAEEKVFPALRGPLFSEGEIQEERLKLAMDVLQKMEEILRGNKFFGGETIGCLDLVLGFISYMLPVWEEIACFKILDPSKFPSLIAWIHNFLDHEAIKGEYMPSKEEMKTYFQWCRKTFM; encoded by the exons ATGGAAAACAAAGAGGGTGTGAAAGTGGTAGGGTTCTGGGTTAGTCCGTTCGTTCACAGAGTGAGGTGGGCGCTGAAACTAAAGGGAGTCGAATATGAATACATAGAAGAAGATATTTTCAACAAGAGTCCTTTGATTTTTGAGCTTAACCCTGTGTATGCCCGGGTCCCAGTTCTTGTTCACGATGGGAAACCTTTGCCAGAGTCATGTATTATACTGGAGTACATCGACGAGGTTTGGACAAATAACCCCCTGCTGCCTCAACATCCTCCCGAAAGAGCCCAAGTACGATTTTGGATTAAGTTTGCGGAAGAGAAg GTTTTCCCAGCTTTACGGGGACCCCTTTTTTCAGAGGGAGAAATACAAGAGGAAAGATTGAAATTGGCCATGGATGTACTGCAAAAGATGGAAGAGATTCTGAGGGGGAATAAGTTCTTCGGGGGGGAAACAATTGGGTGCTTAGATCTAGTGCTTGGATTCATTTCGTATATGTTGCCTGTCTGGGAGGAAATCGCTTGTTTTAAGATTCTCGATCCTTCGAAATTTCCATCCTTGATTGCTtggattcataattttcttgatcaTGAGGCAATCAAGGGTGAATATATGCCGTCTAAAGAGGAGATGAAGACTTATTTTCAATGGTGTCGAAAGACATTTAtgtga